Genomic window (Musa acuminata AAA Group cultivar baxijiao chromosome BXJ1-9, Cavendish_Baxijiao_AAA, whole genome shotgun sequence):
CTTGGGTACTTCATGTATTGTTCAGGCAACAGAAAAGACAAGCCCGGAGCCTGTTAAAGAAATTACTCTTTCAGAAATAAATGAGATACATAGATGTGACGGTAGAAATCTTTGCTCTTGAACAAACATTTGCTTGTACGAATGCTATCATAGTAACTGATAGTACCTGCAACAGTTCCAGTTCTGCTACTGTGTCAAGAGATGAAGCAAGACCTACAGATACCTTATCTGGGTCCTTTACCTTTATGAACTCAATAAGGTTTTGCAATCCCCCCTGAAAAGCATACAGAAAGTTAATGTAGTTTAGCCCTAGACTTAACTTGTGTTCATGGTCAATTGCTTCTACTATTTAGATGATACTATAGCTGTGACACTCTAATTAGTCCCGCATCGAAAGTTTGAGGGATCCTATGGTGTTATATAAGGCCATATTGTTTTCATGGTTTCATCTAAGTTGTCTCAGTTCTAGAATGCAATCATTAGTTATTAAGATTGAATATCTCATCAAGTGCACCTTTCCATCAAGTAAAGTAGTATATAGCACAGAGCCTTTTTCCTTGAGTTCTATCGGTATGTTACCCAAGATTGCATCCTTCTCCTCAGTTGCAATCTGAAAGAAGAGAACTTCAATGTAGTAGCTTGACAGTCAAAGCAAATTAAAGCAATGTTCCCCGAAACATAATCAAAACAGTCCAAGCAAAGAAAATAAGATGAATTGGATCAGTTTACCATAATTAAAGAATGCTATTTGATATCAACAAGTATAAAGTCTCCTGTTTGTTGAATAAAATTCAGATATTCTATTTTTAgccatatttaattataatttcaaatcacaagaatcatacaGAGTGCATATACAATAAAGGTTGTCTTTGTAACAATTACAATAATGGTGGTAATGGAAGCATGAACTCATCACCAAAGTCCATTTGTTCAAATTCTACAATGCCAGAAAAGTCCCAACGCAACAAGAAAGCAAATAAGATAAAGAAATTTAATCTTCTAAAAATGAATAAGAAAGCAACCAAAGGGCCACACTTGTTCAGGTCAGAAACATTCAAGCACTTTAACAGTTACCATATGCTTTCAGGTCATGAGAGCATAACATATCACAAAGTAGTTTCCTTGTGCTACAAATAGATGTTTTAGATATTGATTGCCaggataaaatgagaaaataagaAATGCACCTTCAGAGCCTTCTTCACATCACTTTCCATTGTACCATAGGGCTTTCTTTGGGGTATTCTTAACAAGTATGAGATATCCTCCAAAGAATCCTATATTGCAAAGAGAAAATAGATAGCTTATGAGATTCAATATATGAAAAGGGAGATTTATAGCAACATGTTTCACCTGAATTGCTTTCATGTTTGAATTGGCAGGAATTGCCTTCCTCAAAGCAAGTTCTCCAGTTCTAGGGACCTTAGTGTCAGGTGAATAAAGCACTGCATTTGCAGAAAATAGAAACCAGGGCACCCAATTGCTCAAATGTAGTGGAAATGATATTTGAGTAAATATGAGAATCACAGCCATTGCTCTTGCAAACTTTTTCCTTCCATCATAGAACATTGATAAATTTGGGCACAACAGAATCTTTTGGAGACCTGAAAACACCTGGGTACCCAGAGTTAAAGAAAAAGCCTCTATAAGCAACACACCTGGGATGAGAATGAATTCCAGTAATGCAGCCAACAATTCCAATAATTATAGCGCACATTGACTGATATCGAAATTGCATAAAAATGGTATTGACAAGATCACTGATTTTGAGAATGAACCTAACCCCCAAGCATTACATGAATTCGATGCTCGAATGCATTACATTTACAACAAGAAAGCACGAAGCTCCCAACTCGATCCCTACCAACCAAATCACCATTCATTTACGAAGAGGAGGagaaattaaagaagaatcatagttccGTCAGATGGAAAAAACGAATGTGTCTAAATTTGGAGGCAGTCATAAGCCAGGCAAGCGTATATATTGGAGCCAAGAACGGGCAATCGCACTCACCAAAGACTGCTTCGAATTCTTGGCCGAGACGGCGCAGTTCTCAATGCGAGCTTTGCCTCTGCGGTTTCTCGGGAGCCCCTTTCGCCGTCCGACAAGTCGAGGAAGGAGGAGCGATGATCGGCTCCAGTGAGCTCTTACGAATGGGAAGCGGGCGGCAGACACCACCAGCATCGACGACATGGAATAATAGGATGAGTACCGGAGACGAAGAAGGGAAGGAAGAGCTGCTGCTGTCTGCCCTTCTTATTCCTCTGCTTTATCCACTGCCAATATGACCTCAAATCCCGCGACTGACTCCATATCAGAACTTGGGGAGTTGAGGTGGTCTAAATCCACAGCCGTGAACACGGTCCGATTCGACCCAAAATCGAATCGGTTAAGAACCGAAATCAGACCGGCGGTTCAGTTTCGATTCTCGAACCATTCGGTTCAATTTCAAACCGGTtgaaaatgaaaaagaagaaTAATGTATTGGTTAGCATTTCAAAATTCTCataagagaatttttttttatcaatcgaaATGGATGAAACTCGAATCAAAGATAGGAAACTATCACTTTAGTTCCATAGAGACTCCGTATTAACAAGAACGAAAGATTTTAGAATTGatatttttactgctgcactaattcactcccctcttagtgttccTTACAAATTgatgattataaaataaaatttatttaaaaataattatatttatttttttatcgaaCTAAAACTGTCGATTTCATATAATCATAATGTGTAGTTTTGAGATTCATAAAACTAATATTAAACTAGAAGAAGCACCAAAGACCTCAAAGGTGATTCAATATCTTGTAGGTGGATCTTCCCTCTCACATCCCTTCCAAAGACCTAAAAGGCGATGCAAACTTCCACCCTCAGCCACAGAGGTGGCTGTCCCTTTAGGGAGAAGACCTTTAGACCATACCCTGTTGGAAGAACCAGACCGAGATCTGTCTCAATAGCCATACAAGACAAGAGGTGATGATAGATAGCACATGGGAGATCCATTAATAGTTgaccatttttctttttttttattcagaATAATATCATATCCTCATCGTCATCTCTTTTTCTCTCATTAATTTTATTTTCCTCGAGTTTTGTTCCTTCTTGGGCCTCTCCTCCTTGAATCAGGTGTTTATCATGAATCACGCTATACTATTATTTTAATTTGTGACTCATATCACACCCATTAAAGTGTACAACATATAATAACACTATTCAAATATACAAATCatgtcgctatatatatatatatttatttatttatttatttatatcatgtctGCTTTAAGATCTGATGTGTTGATCATGGACGGATGCACGCGTGATCAGATAAGAGTCTGCTAAGGCAGGCATGATGGGCATATGGAGACGAGCGTggcgagggagagggagaggtcgTTGAGTCGTCGACTTATTGGCATCAGAATCTACTGCACATGATCTTTGGCTGCCCACCAACGCGTTGACTTCGAGGTCGGGTCAAGCCAACCCAGCTTGAATGATGGGTTGACCAGTCTATTCTGCGGCACCGTGGCTGCTTCCGGCTCGTCTGACACATGACTGCATGGGTCGGCCTCACAAGACAGTGGTCATGGCCGCAACAGAGGAGGAGCAGGTAAAGTGCTCCGGTGGTCCTCGGTGGTGGCGCCCAACTGAGACCATCGAGTGCCGTAAGGAGACTGCGCAAGTCAAACAGTGTCCCACACAGTGGGATTTCCTGCCACGATGTGTCAGATCGATGTCACCTCGACGGCTCTCATCAGCCGGACTTCGATGTACTTCCATATCTTCTGACTCGTCACGCCGCCACCGTATCCCACCCCATAAGACGTGTATTTATCGCATCCAACAACACCCCACGTTTAACGACACGTGGATTAATGAATTACTCGGTCGAGTCAGCATCACTGAACGACGCCTTATTGTATATTAGCTGCTCTATAAACGTGTCAATTTATATTATACGATCGAATGGACGTGACGAATACGTTTCCACGCGGCAAAGATGGCAAAGTTATAGCAGCGTCGGATCCCACCATCAAATGTTTGATTCCATAGGAACAAACTCCACTACTGTCATGGAAAATTAGTGAATTCATGGAAAAaggattattatttttagatagtATCCCTTATTTTTAGAATTCTTTGAGTTCTTAAATGCCTTCAATCACATAAAAGGaacttttttatattatattataatatttttaatgttataatatttttttgtattaCATTGCAgtgtttttttttctgattttgttATAAACACT
Coding sequences:
- the LOC135593733 gene encoding peptidyl-prolyl cis-trans isomerase CYP37, chloroplastic-like isoform X1 — its product is MSSMLVVSAARFPFVRAHWSRSSLLLPRLVGRRKGLPRNRRGKARIENCAVSAKNSKQSLVFSGLQKILLCPNLSMFYDGRKKFARAMAVILIFTQISFPLHLSNWVPWFLFSANAVLYSPDTKVPRTGELALRKAIPANSNMKAIQDSLEDISYLLRIPQRKPYGTMESDVKKALKIATEEKDAILGNIPIELKEKGSVLYTTLLDGKGGLQNLIEFIKVKDPDKVSVGLASSLDTVAELELLQAPGLSFLLPEQYMKYPRLTGRGTVEFTIEKVDGSTFFPSAGGEPKTTTTIQVVLDGYSAPLTSGNFAKLVIDGAYDGVKLKCASQAILSDNELENYGYSVPLEMIPSGQFEPLYKTTLSVQDGELPVLPLSVYGAVAMAHNIDSEEYSSPSQFFFYLYDKRNSGLGGLSFDEGQFSVFGYTVGGREVLPQIKTGDIIRSAKLVRGQDRLILPDGS
- the LOC135593733 gene encoding peptidyl-prolyl cis-trans isomerase CYP37, chloroplastic-like isoform X2, translated to MSSMLVVSAARFPFVRAHWSRSSLLLPRLVGRRKGLPRNRRGKARIENCAVSAKNSKQSLVFSGLQKILLCPNLSMFYDGRKKFARAMAVILIFTQISFPLHLSNWVPWFLFSANAVLYSPDTKVPRTGELALRKAIPANSNMKAIQDSLEDISYLLRIPQRKPYGTMESDVKKALKGGLQNLIEFIKVKDPDKVSVGLASSLDTVAELELLQAPGLSFLLPEQYMKYPRLTGRGTVEFTIEKVDGSTFFPSAGGEPKTTTTIQVVLDGYSAPLTSGNFAKLVIDGAYDGVKLKCASQAILSDNELENYGYSVPLEMIPSGQFEPLYKTTLSVQDGELPVLPLSVYGAVAMAHNIDSEEYSSPSQFFFYLYDKRNSGLGGLSFDEGQFSVFGYTVGGREVLPQIKTGDIIRSAKLVRGQDRLILPDGS